GAAAGTCCTCTGAACGGTTACAAGATTCGGCAGATCTTTTGACCCCTGAGTTAGAGCCAGTTAACCCTTAATCCAATATCTAAGAACCCAAAATTACCGATCGCACTATGAATGATGTTCTACAACGAATCATTGGGGGTTGGAGCCACCTCTCTCTAGTCAACCTGGCTTTAAAGCCCTGGGGAGAGTCGAGCTACTTGCATCGAGGGATTGGCTCGCTGCGAAGTTGGCGGCAAGGGAGTTGGTTTTTACGGTGGGCTGATTCCGTTGGGGCAGGGTTAGCGATCGCCATTTTTGTAACGGCTCCCTTTGTTCCTACTCCTCTCATTGGGCTACTCCTCATTGCCTGTGCCGGATATTGGGCATTATTGACCTTATCAGACGATGCCGAGGCGGGCAGCGGTATTACGCCAGTGCACTTGCTCATCGCTTTGTACTGGTGGATTGCGACAGTTGCAACTGGGCTTTCACCTGTGCGATCGGCGGCTATTGAAGGCTGGACAAAGCTAACGTTATACGTGCTGCTATTTGCTTTGATGGCACGAGTTTTGCGATCGCCCCGTCTCCGCTCTACCCTAATTAGTGTTTACTTACTGGTGGCGCTGGTGGTCAGTGTGGCGGGGATGCGGCAATGGATTTTTGGTGCGGCTGCCCTCGCTACGTGGGTTGATCCTGAATCGACGCTGGCAGGAACCACCCGCGTTTACAGTTTCTTAGGAAATCCCAACCTTCTAGCCGCTTATCTCTTACCTGCGGCTGTGTTTAGTGCCGCCGCAGTCTTTGCTTGGAAGAGTTGGATACCCAAAGCTTTAGCGATTTTAATGTGGGGCATTAACTCTACCTGCCTCATCCTTACCTTTAGCCGAGGCGGATGGATTGGGTTTGTGTTGGCAGGGTTTGTGTTTGTCATGCTGCTAGTACATTGGTTTAGCATTTACTTACCCCGTTTTTGGCAAATTTGGGCGTTGCCCATTGTTTTAGGAGCAACAGCGGCTTTGTTGGTTGTGGCAGTTGTGGCAGTCGATCCCTTGCGCGATCGCGTTGCCAGTATGTTTAGCGGGCGCGACGATAGCAGTAATAACTTCCGCATCAACGTTTGGATGGCAGTTATTGAGATGGTGAAAGACCGTCCTGTGCTAGGAATTGGACCAGGTAATGATGCTTTTAACCAGGTCTATCCTAAGTATCAACAAGCTGGATATACCGCCCTTAGCGCTTACTCTGTTGTTCTAGAAATTTTGGTAGAGACAGGCTTTGTGGGGTTAAGCTGCTTTTTGTGGATTCTGGTGGTGACTCTGACTCAGGGTTGGATGCAAATTCAAAGATTGCGCCAAGCTGCGAGTCGAGAGGGATTCTGGCTCATGGCAGCGATCGCGACGATGGTCGGAATGGTGGGGCACGGCATGTTCGATACAGTCTGGTATCGTCCTCAAGTCAGCACATTATGGTGGCTCA
The DNA window shown above is from Timaviella obliquedivisa GSE-PSE-MK23-08B and carries:
- a CDS encoding IctB family putative bicarbonate transporter, producing MNDVLQRIIGGWSHLSLVNLALKPWGESSYLHRGIGSLRSWRQGSWFLRWADSVGAGLAIAIFVTAPFVPTPLIGLLLIACAGYWALLTLSDDAEAGSGITPVHLLIALYWWIATVATGLSPVRSAAIEGWTKLTLYVLLFALMARVLRSPRLRSTLISVYLLVALVVSVAGMRQWIFGAAALATWVDPESTLAGTTRVYSFLGNPNLLAAYLLPAAVFSAAAVFAWKSWIPKALAILMWGINSTCLILTFSRGGWIGFVLAGFVFVMLLVHWFSIYLPRFWQIWALPIVLGATAALLVVAVVAVDPLRDRVASMFSGRDDSSNNFRINVWMAVIEMVKDRPVLGIGPGNDAFNQVYPKYQQAGYTALSAYSVVLEILVETGFVGLSCFLWILVVTLTQGWMQIQRLRQAASREGFWLMAAIATMVGMVGHGMFDTVWYRPQVSTLWWLMLALVTSYHQSRVAPSEQAALTEAT